In the Mastacembelus armatus chromosome 17, fMasArm1.2, whole genome shotgun sequence genome, one interval contains:
- the LOC113134637 gene encoding homeobox protein Mohawk-like gives MCGSLQMHLFLRKTVCVLRLTKAAVMKSDTLIHLEDNKGAEERSRLNYEDLPQTSLTDGQNTDLLHCQESTENRSPIKYRRYGSRLGGVKVRHKRQVLQDMARPLKHWLYKHRDNPYPTKTEKVLLALGSHMTLVQVSNWFANARRRLKNTVRQPDLSWALRIKLYNKYIQGNAERLSVCSDDTDSDDEECRLQTPISQSNFGRSPSHKSALEKQGSVLAMADSANSDDSASAPSKYKSSLLNRYLNDTLRHMMVTKADGVTSACKRRTHSESFSSNECDRDVVSPASSYETEANFVYHMDTTDYNSTKCRREQQQQDRGQQRPDDQGWREIHAAVALTNLAQGQSHADQSSVKVPSAATVQSCTKESFSITGTTIIDRMCVTGPSPALKMSCTTRPTLTSRIIQKSSHISEVQTVKVALANTV, from the exons ATGTGTGGAAGTTTACAGATGCACCTGTTTTTGAGGaaaactgtctgtgttttaagaTTGACCAAAGCAGCAGTGATGAAGTCCGATACCCTGATTCATTTGGAGGATAACaaaggagcagaggagaggagcagatTGAATTATGAAGACTTACCTCAGACCAGTTTAACGGACGGACAGAACACAGACCTTCTGCATTGCCAGGAGTCCACTGAAAACCGCTCTCCTATAAAATACAGACGATATGG GTCTCGTCTGGGTGGAGTCAAAGTTCGCCACAAGAGACAGGTGCTGCAGGACATGGCTCGGCCCCTGAAACACTGGCTGTACAAACACCGGGACAACCCTTACCCCACCAAGACTGAGAAGGTCCTGCTGGCTCTGGGCTCACATATGACACTAGTGCAG GTTTCAAACTGGTTTGCAAATGCGAGACGGCGGCTGAAGAACACAGTGAGACAGCCAGATCTGAGCTGGGCCCTGAGGATCAAACTTTATAATAAATACATCCAGGGAAACGCTGAAAGGCTGAGTGTGTGCAGTGATGACACTGACTCAGATG ATGAAGAGTGTCGTCTACAAACTCCTATCAGCCAGTCGAACTTTGGCAGGTCACCTTCTCATAAGAGCGCGCTTGAGAAACAGGGCAGTGTCCTGGCCATGGCCGACTCAGCCAACAGTGACGACAGCGCATCAGCTCCATCCAAGTACAAGAGCAGTTTACTAAACCGGTATCTGAACGACACCCTGCGGCACATGATGGTGACAAAGGCCGATGGTGTGACCTCGGCCTGCAAGAGAAGGACCCACTCCGAGTCATTCAGCTCCAACGAATGTGACAGAGATGTCGTCTCTCCGGCTTCGTCCTACGAAACTGAGGCCAACTTTGTCTACCACATGG ATACTACAGACTATAATTCAACTAAATGTCGCAG ggagcagcagcagcaggaccgGGGCCAACAGAGACCAGATGACCAAGGATGGAGAGAGATCCACGCTGCTGTGGCTCTGACCAACCTGGCCCAGGGACAGAGTCACGCGGACCAGAGCAGCGTTAAGGTTCCCAGTGCTGCCACAGTGCAGAGCTGCACCAAAGAGTCCTTCTCCATAACGGGGACCACTATCATAGACAGGATGTGTGTTACAGGGCCCAGCCCTGCTCTGAAAATGAGCTGCACCACACGGCCCACTCTCACCAGCCGCATCATCCAGAAGTCTTCTCATATCTCTGAGGTCCAGACTGTCAAAGTGGCGCTGGCAAACACCGTGTAG